The nucleotide sequence ACCCGTTTGCGCTCAGTTATATCTGTACCCACTGAAAGGATTTCAACAGTATTCCCGTCATCATCATAAACTGGACTGTTTGACCAGTAAATCCATACGCTACTTCCGTCTTTGCGGACATTTTGATTGTTGCTGATTGGGGTAAGCTCAGGATTTGTGGTCATTTCGTGAATAAGTTTTTCAAGGTCTGAGTCATTGTCCTTAGTTCTAGGGATAATGGTTCCGATAATACTTTTACCTAGCATTTCTTCTTGAGTGAATCCAAAAAAAGATTCTGCATATTCATTAAAAAAGGTGCAGTTACCATTAAGATCCATTCTGATAATTATACTGTGCACTCGTTGAACAAGGTCTTTGTATTCCTGTCTTGATATGGCTATTTCTTTGGAATGTGCTGTGATTTCATCAAGTAAGCGCAAGATGTTTCCAGCAAAAAAAGATGTGGTTAGAATATATTTCTGGTTCTCGATAAAAGACATCTTTTCAGCTTCTGCTTCCCAATTTACTTTTCTGATTTTTTCTGCAGCATACTCGATTGCCGGTAAATGGTTTAGCTTTTCTCCGGGTAGCATTGATACATTTGCCAGCAAATTTTTTATGCGGACAAAGTCTTCTTCCGTTTCTTCAAGATCCCATGTCAGAAAAGTAGATCTTTTGAGAATTATGAGAACTGTGGCGAGGGCCAGAATCATAAACAGGGTTGCGCCGTAAAATTCTGCGGAAATATCTTTAGCTACTACAACTGTAATTGAGCCTGCTTTTTCATTTTTTATTTTAGCCGATGCAAATATGCGGAATGAAGAGAACATTATCTTGCGTATTTTATCTTCGTGAAGATTGTATTTGTCGGAAGTGTAAAAAATACATTCATTTTCTTTATCGAATATAAAAATATCAGTATCTTTAGGAGATACCGGGAGTAATGTTTCCGATTTGAACTCCGCAATTACGAAAGAGTTGTCCAGCCTTTTGGTTAAAAATAGTGTCGGTTCATCTTGATTATTATTTTTAGCCTTCTGGATCAAACAGATTTGTCCGGGCTTAAAATATTTAATTTTATTAAATAGAGAAGATCTTGAAATGTCGTCATTTTTTACGGGATGAGGTCTGCTGTTGAAAATTTCTCCCTGCTGAGAAACTCTGAGGATAGAGGTTAGTCCGTAATCAAGAGAGCTTTTCGATTGCATGATGTTTTCAATGAAATCGATTCGGTTGGAAAAGTATGTACCCCATGTGTCAACTCTTTCGTTTACTTCGCTATTAATCATCCAAAAAAAGAGCAGGAGTGAAAACGACGAGCATGCGATAAAAATCGTAAGAAAAAAGCAAAGGTAGTTGCGAATTCTTTCGTTTAGTGTGTGTATGCTTTTTATTTTCATCAGGTTGTAACTGCTAAAGTCATTCTAAAAGATTATGTGGTGTAGTAGTAAAAGCTTGTCGCTTAACCGCATTATTACAGATTTCGGTTATCTATACAGTTAGATCATTAAGTTGATCTTTGTAAAGAACTTAGGTTTGTTAATCTTTATAACACATTAAATTAATTGTTTTTTAAATTAATTATCGCATCCGTTCAGCTCCTTCCTCTATTTAAATTTATTGATTGTCTAAACCGGGAATCTTTTTCCGTCTTTAAACGGGCAGAAGTTTCCTTATTCGTATTTTGTCGATCTTTTCTTGAGCATTGTTCATTTTTGTTTATTTCTAAAAATATAATCTTAACGGATGGTTAAAGGTTTATAAAGGTGAACATGAAGGTTTGATCTTTCATTAGGCATGAGCATTGCAATGTCTTTTGCAGAGAAAAGTTTCAACCAATTAACGGAGGAAATAGTTCGGAAAAAAGTACGGCGTTGATGTGGGCAGAATACGGCAATCGGCCGGATGGTGATTCTCGGAGGTTGGTAATGTGTGGATTCGTTCGCATAGACAAATTTCCCATATGGGACATGTGAGAATTGCCGCCGTTAAAGGCTGTACCTGCGAAGAGTCGCGGATTCATAAAGGATCTCCGCGCATTTGTGGAAAGATTAGGCGGACACCTGCGTGAGTCCGATTGCAGGTAGTGCTGAATGATGTCCTCTAAACGACGTTGATTTTTACCGGATTATGTGGCCGATGGCCACAAGTCTAATTGTTCCGGAGGGTATTTTATGAAGTAAAGGGGAGAATATTTTATGATTTTTAATCAACTAGTTAAATGGTCGAAGTGGAAGGAACCACTTAGGCGTACTTTCTTAAATAATTCAAGGAGGAATTATTATGTCGCTCGTAATTAATCACAATTTGATGGCAATGAATGCTAACCGTAACCTTGGTTCAGCTTACAACGATCTTGGTGTTTCAACTCGTAGACTGTCTTCCGGTCTTCGTGTCGGCTCAGCCGCTGATGATGCTGCAGGTCTTGCAATTCGCGAGCTTATGCGCGCTGATGTTAAGACTCTTAATCAGGGTATTCGTAACGCGAATGATGCTATCTCTATGATTCAGACCGCTGATGGCGCTCTCGGTGTCATCGATGAAAAGTTGATTCGTATGAAGGAACTTGCAACTCAGGCATCCACCGGTACCTATAACTCTGACCAGCGCCTTATCATCGACTCTGAATATCAGGCTATGGCTTCAGAAATTACCCGTATTGCCAACGCAACAGACTTCAACGGAATTCACCTTCTCAACGGTAACTTGTCTGGTGAAAACTCTGCTCATAGTGGAGCAGGACTCACCTCTACCGGTCCTGTTAAGGTCCATTTCGGTTCCGGTAATGACAGTTCTGAAGATTATTACTACGTATCTATCAATACCTCTACCGCATCAGCTCTTGGTGTCGGACTGGCAGCTAATAACTCCATTTCCACACAGGCTCTTGCGCAGCAGTCCCTTGATAAGTTGAATGATGCGATCATATCCAAGGATAAGATTCGTGCTAACCTCGGTGCTCTCCAGAACAGACTGGAAAACACTATTACCAACCTCTCAATCCAGGCAGAAAATGTTCAGGCTTCGGAATCACGCATTTCCGATGTCGACGTCGCGACTGAAATGACTGAGTTCACTAAGAACCAGATCCTCACTCAGGCCGCCGTCGCAATGCTCGGACAGGCTAACAATATGCCTAGAATGGCAATGCAGCTCATTGGCTAACACCAATGGGTGACTAACTCAGAAAGGGAGGTCCATTAATTTGGGCTTCCCTTTTCGTGTTTGAAGATATTTTTATGGAAATATTGCGGATTGTTATATTTATGTACTTGCATTTTCATAATCTATGAAAAGTTTACTTTTTTGCAATTTTATCCTATAAACGTCCACTGAATCCGAGATTTTCGGGTTAAAGATGTCCGTTTAATACAACTATTCATATTCAGAATAATGTTTTTTTTACACTTCTATGCGTACAAAAAAACGGCATCATGCGCGAATGGCGTATTTGGTGTAACTTTTTTGAAACTGACTTGATTTTCTTGCCGGGAATCCCCGATAAATCTTATTTTTCAAGCAGCCCTTCATTCTGTCACGCCGTAGCATATCCACCTACACAAGGAGATCGTTTTGTCTACAAGAACCGTATATTATATCGAAGGTGATGGAATCGGACCCGAAGTATGGGCTGCCGCTCGTCCTGTTCTTAACGCTGCGCTTGAAAAAGCATACGCAGGGGCTAATAAACTGGACTGGAAAGAGCTCCTCGCCGGAGGAAAAGCTTTCAAAGAAACCGGAGAATATCTGCCACAGGTTACTCTTGATACTTTGAGCAATGCTGATCTGGCTATGAAAGGACCTCTTCAGACTCCTGTCGGAAAAGGGTTCCGTTCTTTGAACGTTACCATGCGTCAAACTTTTGATCTTTATGCCTGTATTCGCCCTATTCAGTATTTTAAGGGAATTGAATCTCCTGTTAAAAGACCCGATCTCGTCGATATCGTTGTTTTCCGCGAAAACACAGAAGATGTTTATGCAGGAATAGAATGGAGTTCAAATTCTCCTGAAGCAAAAAGAGTTATTGAATTTTTGGTTGACGAAATGGGCGCTAAAATTGACAGCTCTGCCGGTATAGGAATTAAGCCTATCACTCCCGCAGGTTCAAAACGCCTTGTTCGCAGAGCTCTTGATTTTGCTCTTGAACAGAACCGTGAGTCCGTAACTTTGGTTCATAAAGGTAATATCATGAAGTACACTGAGGGAGGATTCCTTAAGTGGGGTTATGAGCTTGCTGCTGAAGATTATGCCGGAAAAGTTGTAAGAGACGGTGAACAGGGCGAAGGCAAGGTTATAATCAATGACCGTATTGCCGACGCTATGTTCCAGGAACTCTTAATGCGTCCTGAAAAATACAGCGTACTGGCAACTACCAACCTTAACGGAGATTATCTCTCCGATGCTCTTGCTGCACAGGTTGGCGGACTTGGACTTGCTCCCGGAGTAAATATGGGTGACAAGCTTGCGATCTATGAGCCTACTCATGGAACAGCTCCTACCATCGCTGGTAAAGATATGGCTAACCCCGGAAGTCTGATTCTTTCCGGTGCAATGCTTCTTGAACATATCGGTTGGAACGAAGCAGCGGATTTGATCAAGAATTCTGTTGAAAAATCTTTGGCAGCCAAAAAAGTTACTGTTGATCTGTCAAGCCAGATCAGTGGTGCTGCAACTGTAGGCTGTAAAGAGTTCGGTGAGATTATTCTCGCGAACCTGTAGTCTCTGCCGCATATAAATATAAAGCCCTCCTGATGTTTGCATCGGGAGGGCTTTTTTTTTATTGCTATATTAAAATATTAATCGATGCTGGTCTCTATTCCATTATCTGTTTGCTTTAATTCGATATAACAGTCCGAAGAATCCAGCGTTGTGGTTGTAATCGGGGTTGCTTTTTCAATTCCTGCATCAGGGATGGTACGAAGGATTAGTTTGTTGTCGGAAAGACCTTTTCCAAGATGAATTTTTTGTCCGGGTATCAGTCTGAACTGTGCAAAAATAACTTTGGTTTCTTGGTAACGGAGAGAACCGGCAACTGGAAAGTCACAGGTGTTTTTTATGGTGACAGCCGCAGCCGGACCCGCTGTAAGTATCGATAGAATAAAAAAGATTGTAACAATTAGTTTTTTCATGCTTTTCCTATTTTGCAGACTTGATAATGAGATTTAATATGAAGGTAGGAGTGTAAAGTCAAGTTTGCATGATTATAAGTGAGATAAAGGCCACCGCAATAGTGGTGTGAAAATAATCGCTGAGAGCCCAGTTTTTCTACTATTTTTTATTTAGTGAACAGTGTTGACTAAAAAATAATCTTGCGTAAAGTGACCCTCACAAAACAGTTATAAATTAGTGGAGAGATAGCATGCGGAAGATTCAAATTTTATTTCTATGCGTTTTATTAATGATATCAGTTTCGGCCTTTGCTGCTGAAGAAAAGAAGGCCAAGCAAAGTGCTCCTCAAATGCCTCCGGCTCATGTGGTGACCGCAAAATCTTACTCCGGGCAAGTCGCTCCTGAATCAGCTTATATAGGTACGGTTTATTTTTCTGAGGTTTCAGATGTAGCCTCGGAAGTTGCCGGAAAGGTTGTCAAAGTTGAAGTTGAAGAAGGGGATACTGTTAAAAAGGGTGCTGTTCTTCTTGTGCTTAGTTCTGATTTGCTGGCTACGGAAATCCGGGCCGCCAATGCTGCCTACAAAGAAGCCAAAGCCAACTATCAGGGCGCTCAGCGCGATAATGAGCGTATCACACAACTTTTTAAAGGCGGCTCTGTTCACGAAGGTGAGTATGATTCCAAAAGATTTAGAGCTATGGCTCTGGAAAGTGAAATGGCTTCTTCAATGGCGAAATTAAGAAGGCTTCAGATCGAACTTTCAAAGAAAATAATTCGTGCACCTTTTGACGGTGTAGTGATTAAAAGAAACGTATATCTCGGTGAATGGATTTCTCGCGGTGGAGAAGTTGCTAAGATCGGTATGAACACCAGTTATGATGTTGTAGTTAATGTCCCTCAGGACGTGTCGCAGGTTGTTAAACCGGGGCTTGATGTCGGCTTGGATATAGGAGGAAAGGAACTTACAGGT is from Maridesulfovibrio ferrireducens and encodes:
- a CDS encoding flagellin translates to MSLVINHNLMAMNANRNLGSAYNDLGVSTRRLSSGLRVGSAADDAAGLAIRELMRADVKTLNQGIRNANDAISMIQTADGALGVIDEKLIRMKELATQASTGTYNSDQRLIIDSEYQAMASEITRIANATDFNGIHLLNGNLSGENSAHSGAGLTSTGPVKVHFGSGNDSSEDYYYVSINTSTASALGVGLAANNSISTQALAQQSLDKLNDAIISKDKIRANLGALQNRLENTITNLSIQAENVQASESRISDVDVATEMTEFTKNQILTQAAVAMLGQANNMPRMAMQLIG
- a CDS encoding efflux RND transporter periplasmic adaptor subunit codes for the protein MRKIQILFLCVLLMISVSAFAAEEKKAKQSAPQMPPAHVVTAKSYSGQVAPESAYIGTVYFSEVSDVASEVAGKVVKVEVEEGDTVKKGAVLLVLSSDLLATEIRAANAAYKEAKANYQGAQRDNERITQLFKGGSVHEGEYDSKRFRAMALESEMASSMAKLRRLQIELSKKIIRAPFDGVVIKRNVYLGEWISRGGEVAKIGMNTSYDVVVNVPQDVSQVVKPGLDVGLDIGGKELTGQVFAVIPRGDVASRTFPIKIRIHGEKGLAQGMEARVSLPSDIASETVVVPRDAVLSLRGVTMIIAIVEGKAAPIPVKVIGYKGMNAGVRGKGLAADMDIVVKGNERLRPGQAVVIDNK
- the icd gene encoding NADP-dependent isocitrate dehydrogenase; amino-acid sequence: MSTRTVYYIEGDGIGPEVWAAARPVLNAALEKAYAGANKLDWKELLAGGKAFKETGEYLPQVTLDTLSNADLAMKGPLQTPVGKGFRSLNVTMRQTFDLYACIRPIQYFKGIESPVKRPDLVDIVVFRENTEDVYAGIEWSSNSPEAKRVIEFLVDEMGAKIDSSAGIGIKPITPAGSKRLVRRALDFALEQNRESVTLVHKGNIMKYTEGGFLKWGYELAAEDYAGKVVRDGEQGEGKVIINDRIADAMFQELLMRPEKYSVLATTNLNGDYLSDALAAQVGGLGLAPGVNMGDKLAIYEPTHGTAPTIAGKDMANPGSLILSGAMLLEHIGWNEAADLIKNSVEKSLAAKKVTVDLSSQISGAATVGCKEFGEIILANL
- a CDS encoding PAS domain S-box protein, with amino-acid sequence MKIKSIHTLNERIRNYLCFFLTIFIACSSFSLLLFFWMINSEVNERVDTWGTYFSNRIDFIENIMQSKSSLDYGLTSILRVSQQGEIFNSRPHPVKNDDISRSSLFNKIKYFKPGQICLIQKAKNNNQDEPTLFLTKRLDNSFVIAEFKSETLLPVSPKDTDIFIFDKENECIFYTSDKYNLHEDKIRKIMFSSFRIFASAKIKNEKAGSITVVVAKDISAEFYGATLFMILALATVLIILKRSTFLTWDLEETEEDFVRIKNLLANVSMLPGEKLNHLPAIEYAAEKIRKVNWEAEAEKMSFIENQKYILTTSFFAGNILRLLDEITAHSKEIAISRQEYKDLVQRVHSIIIRMDLNGNCTFFNEYAESFFGFTQEEMLGKSIIGTIIPRTKDNDSDLEKLIHEMTTNPELTPISNNQNVRKDGSSVWIYWSNSPVYDDDGNTVEILSVGTDITERKRVELELHRTRNYIKNIIDSMPSIIIGVNSTGEIVHFNSNAEKNATIAANQLLGKKVEEAFPSLAKYTSRIEKAIETGIPETEIRTPQDSQNQKYQDIMIYPLSGDIKGAVIRIDDATERARIEEIMIQTEKMMSIGGLAAGMAHEINNPLGGILQGIQNIIRRFSPDLAPNIKAAEKAGCNMNSVLAYMEDRKIIKTLEGITESGVRAAEIVSRMLEFSRKSDSSKASCDIRILLDKSISLATQDYNPNKKYDFKQIKITRDYAEFLNPVLCAGTEIEQVFLNLLRNSAQAMDDWKEMEAQPEISVKISNLGDMVKCTISDNGPGINKDTRKRIFEPFYTTKDPGYGTGLGLSVSYFIITQNHKGSLSVESSQGKGTTFTILLPAIQN